ATATTGGAAGCGATGACCATGGTGATGATAAAGGGGACAGGGCTGATCTTGAGCTCGCTGGCGATCAACAGAATGATCGGCACGAGGATCATGATCGTGGTCACGCTGCCCAAAAAGGCGGAGACAAATGCCGTGATCAGAAACATATATGTCATAATGCGTATGGGGTTGCCTTTTGCCAGTTTGGCGGTTTTGATCGCGATATACATAAATAGTCCGGTCTGGCGGAGCACGGAAATCACCATCATCATGCCAATGAGAAAGAAGATCACATTCCAATCCACAGCGGTAAAAGCGTCGGATTGATCAACGATGCGAGTGAGAACGATGGCAAAGCCGCCCAACATGGCGGCAAGCATTTTATTGATCCATTCGGTGATGATCAACACATAAGTGATCACGAAAATCAGCAGAGCTGCAAGCATTAACATCATGGCGTCTAAGCCTTTATAACCTTTCTAAAAATATCCATCGACGTCACGATCCCCACAAGCTTGCCATTCTCCACCACAGAGAAAAAACGTTTGTTGTTATGGATCATTTCAAAGACGGCTTCGATGATCGAGGCAGAAGGGCTGAGCACGTCCACCTCGCGCTCCATGATGTCTGAAACCTTGAGCTGGTCTTCCTTTTCAAAGAGGCTTTCAAGGGGTTCGAAGGACTTGAGGAAGGCAAGGTTGTCCAGCATCATCAGATAGTCCGGTACTCCCACTTTCAGCACCTTGAGGATGTTCACTTCACCGAGGAAACGGTTGTTTTCGTCCACTACCGGAAGGTGTGAGATATTGTGGGTGTTCAACAGGTCGTCGAGTTTGCGCAAGCTGGTTTCAGGAGTGACGCGCACCGGATCGGAGATCATGATATCGCTGATGGTGAGCTCTTCCTTGACCTTGATCTGCATGCTCTTGAGCAGGTGGATCACGCTGTGTCCGTCGTTCTGGGAATGCAACTGCTGCAAGATTTCCGGATCCTTGGAGAGTTTCAAAAGCGTGGCAACGATGTTTAGATAAAGCTTTGAAGAGCTCTTGTCCGTGATAATCAGGCACACCCAGTGCACCTTTACGCCATCGTAGTCCAGGGGGTTTTGCAGAAAACAGATGGCAATGACGGTATCGTCAAACCCCTCCATGCGGATGTGAGGAATGGCGATGCCGGTGGGATAGGCGGTCGAAGAAACTCGATCACGCTCCAATATCATGTCCAACAACGGTTTGCCGCATTTTGGCAGATCATGCAAATGCAGAGCGCAGATCCGTTCCATCAAATGCTTATAGACCTCTTCGCGGCTCAGAATCTGCCGTTCGAAATATATCGTCTTGGCATCCAGAAAGTTCGCTAATAACACCTTTTACCTCGCAAACATATAGCTTTTGACGTCAATATCGCTTAAACGCGGATTTGGTCAATGGATTTATTTGCTTGAACAATAGTGGGTTCAGCATCGGACAGCGAAGCAGCTCTTCAGAAAAAGCTTTACAGGAACTACTCCGATCATAAGTTGTATCAAAATAGCCGGATAGCAGATGTCCGTCAACTCCGATAATAGTAGCAAGAGAGGTAAAGAAACTGGTGCGAACCCACAGCGGAAACAAAGACGCGAAACTCATAAAAGCCAAGCGGGAAAGCGATTCCGACGTGCGCAAGACCATGCGCATCTCCGTGACCGAGGGAATCTTTTCTCAGGTCTATGGCTCGCTTTCCACGATCGGGAGCGGGTTCATCACGAAGTTTATGCTGATCTTAGGCGCCTCGCCGCTTCAATTTAGCTTACTCTCCGCTTTGGGACAGGTCTCCGCTGTGTTTCAACCATTGGGAGTGGCGCTCACACATCGTCTGAAACGAAGAAAAGGAGCCTGTATCGCCATTACCGCGGTGGGCAGGTTCTTCACTTTCTTTCTCGGCTTGGCACTGCTTTTCCCCTCCGGCTCGCAAGGTATTTGGTTTCTTCTCAGCCTGCTATTTATCAGTGCCGGATTGCAAGCCACGGGCGCCAACATCTGGATCGCCTGGATGAGCGACATGATTCCGCTTTCCATTCGCGGCAGATTCTTTTCACGCCGCAACCAGATTATGCTGGTAGCGGGTTTGGTGGTGAGCTATATCGTCAGTTTCCACGTCGATCTGTTTGAAAAGACACAAGGTTGGGGCAGGGATTATCTCAGCTTTATCCATCTCGATGAGTGGTTTCGGGTGGAAAATCAAGCGTTTTTCCTCGGCATGATCTTCATTTTTGCCACATTGCTTTCGCTCTTTGGATTGACCATTCTGGCACGCCAACCGGAACGCGAAGCCCGCAAACTTGAGCTGCGTCCCCTCGTTCAGATCTACCTTGAACCCTTCAAGGACAAGAACTTCCGCCTATTGATGGTCTTTGGTGTGTGGTGGATGCTCGCCATCGGGGTCGGCAGCGCTTTTTGGGGTCCTTTCATGCTCAAGAAACTGGAGATGGGGCTCTTCCGCATGCAGCTCTATGGCACGCTGCACATGGCGGCTTCGCTGATCGCCTATAATTTTTGGGGACGTTTCATCGATCGCTATGGCAACAAAACGGCGATGAAGATTTGCGTGATTCTGGGTGGTCTGAACCCGATGTTTTGGCTTTTCCTGAGCAAGGAAAACTACAATCTGCTCTGGTTTGAAGCCGTCATCTCAGGTTTCATGTGGGCTGGAACAGCGATCATCACCACAAACTTTGTACTCTCGATTGCCGGAAAAGGCAAGGAACAAGTCTATTCCGGTCTCTATGGCGCCATCGCGGGAATTAGCATGATGACCTCGACCCTCCTGTCCGGCGTGTTCTATCCTTCTTCGCTGAATATCGGCATCCGCATCCTTGAACCCGAACAGGTCGTCTTTGGCATCGGCGGGATTTTACGCTGGCTCACGATCATTCCACTGATGGCGGTGCAGGAAAAACGCGCAGTTCCTCTCTATCGCGCTCTCAGCCAGGTGTTTAGATATATGTCCGAGATGGTTGCCTACCGGTTCAAACGTGGTTGAACGAGCAAGCTGGAAACCTCCTGCACTACGGTGAGTTTGGCTACGCGCCTGAATCAGGGAAAATTGATCTGGATGTGTTTCACCTCGGGATATTTTTCCAGGTGTTCACGAATCTCAGCGGCAATGTTTTCCCGCCATTGATCAAAGCTCATGATATTGAGATCGATGGTCACTTCTCCATCCGTGAAACCGACGTATTTAACCATCTTAAGGGTGATAATATCTTCTCCGACCTGGGGATAGATGATCTTTTTCAGCTCGTCCAAGATGGTGGGTTTGCCAAAATCCGGCACCTGTTTCAAGCCGTGGGCGATCTCATAATTGGAAATAGCGGTTTGGAGGGTGTCCGCCGCCAGGACTGAGCAATGCACTTTGACCGGAGGCAAGCCGTCAAGCGCTTCCATGGCGTCCCGCCAGCTTATCTTTTTGGCTTCTTCGAGTGTCTTGCCCTTTGCCAATTCGGTGATGATGGAGGCGGTGGCAATGTTTGAAGCGCAACCATAGGAAAGGAAACTGATATCGTCAATAACCCGGCTTTCTTCGTCGATCTTGAGATAGACCGTCACCTGATCTCCGCAAGCCGGACTGCCTTCAGTGGCGCTGGCATCTGGGTTTTCCAGCTTTCCAACGTTCTTGGGGTGCATGAAGTGGTCGAGCACTTTTTGCGAGTACTGCATCTATTTCTCCTGTTTGATAATTTGTTGGTAGAGGGGGCTGCGCGCACGAAGGGTAGCGGTGATTTCTTTCAGACGCAGCACGACGATGTCGATTTCATCCTTCGTATTGAAACGCGAAAGGGTAAATTTCATTGAGCCGTGGGATTGGACGTGGTTTTTGCCCATCGCCATCAGGACATAGTTCGCTTGCAGTCCCTGAGAGGCGCAAGCGCTTCCCGTGGCTACGGTTATGCCATTCAGATCCAGCATCATCGCGATCGCCTCGCCCTCAATGTAGGAAATGGTGACGTTCACATTGTGGCAGGCGCGTTTTTCACCCCGCGGACCATTGAGTTCGATGTGTGGAATATTCGTTTCGAGGGATGCCAAAAGATAGTCTGAGAGCCCGCGCAGATGTGCGATATTGGCGTTCAGATCAGCAAAAACGAGCTCAGCTGCCTTTGCGAATCCTGCCAAGAGCGCGATGCCGATGCCACCGGTCTGCAGGTTGTCGATCCTTGTCACCCCATGGATGAGCTGCGATAGTTTGATTCCGCTTTTTACGTATAGAGCGCCGACACCCTGAGGTCCGTGGATTTTGTGCGCGCTGATGGACATGGTGTCCACACCGAGGTCGAAAACATCCAAACGCAGCTTGCCATAAGCCTGGCAGGCATCGACGTGGAAAAATATCCTGTGGTCGGCGGAAGCAAGGATTTGTTTGATCTCCTCCATCGGCTGGATCGTTCCCACCACATGGTTGACGATGGTGGTCATAAACATGATCGTGTCCGGACGGATGGCGCTTTTCAGCTCCCTGAGATCGATGAATCCTTCTGCATCCGCGCTCAGATAGGTGATGTCAAAGCCTTGATTTTCCAGATAGTCGGCATTGGTCAGCAAATCAGGATAGTCCACGACGCTACAAATAATGTGCTTTCCAATCTTGGCGTTGGCATGTGCCAATCCCTTGATGGCGATGTTGTTCGCCAGTGTGCCACCGGAAGTGAAATGAAGCTCAATTGGATTTGCGCCGATGGATTTGGCGATTGCCGCGGCGAAAGAATTGATATTGGCACTGCTTTGCTCGCCCGTGCTCACGAAACTTGAGGGATACCAGAATTGCTCTTCCCAATAGGGTTTCATCGCTGCTAACACTTCAGGCGCGAGGGGAGTGGTCACGCAGTTGTCCATGTAGATGCTGCCGCTTTTCATTTCTTATCTCCTTTGTAGATTTTGTGGATTTTCTTCAGATTATAGCTTTGGAAGAGCTTGCGCTGCTTGGCGGAAAGCTCGTCGAAAAAGGGACTGAATTGGCATCCCAAGCCCAGACAAAAGCGTTCGCGATCCCCCGCGCAGGAAAGCATTGAGGCGTCGTCAACCGCTTCCATGACGTCCAATAGAGTGGTCTCCTCAGCTTTTTTTGCGAGGATGTATCCACCGTGAGCGCCGGCGCTGCTGATGATCAGTTTTGCCGCTTTAAGCGCACCTAAAAGGTGCTCGACATATTTTTTGGGCAGGTGTTGACGCTCGCAGATCTTCTGCGCGGAGATTTGTCCGCCATCGGCGTCAATCATCTCTATCAAAGCCCTCAGGGCATATTCGGTACGTGTATTCACAGCCATTGTTTCCATCCTTATGGATTGCGTTTATTACATACTAATTTGATATGCTATCCCGTCAAGAGAAATCTCGCTTTTCATGGCGTTCTTGACAGAATTGGCAGCCATCAGATTCTTACCCAAAAATAAGAATAGACGGGAATCGCGATGATCGAGATCAAAAGACTGAGCTGCGGCTACACCGATCAGATGGTGCTGAAAGGCATGGATTTGTGCCTTCGGGAGGAGGACTTTGCCGTGTTGGCGGGTCCCAACGGAGCCGGCAAATCCACTTTGCTCTATGCCATGCTCGGTTTCATCACTGCGCAACAGGGCAGCATCTCGTTCTATGGCAAAGACTTGCATCGCTACAAACGGGTCGCGCTGGCAAAGCTGATCGCCTTTGTTCCGCAGGAGAGTTTCTTTGAATTTGACTATCCTGTCGCCGAGATCGTATTGATGGGGCGCTATCCATATCTGGGAGTGATGCAGTCTTGGCTGCCGGAGGATCGTCTCATAGTGGATAAAGTGTTGGCGCAGCTTGGACTCGAGAGCTTTTCAAAACGCTATTTTTCCGAGCTCAGCGGCGGCGAAAAACAGCAGGTATTGATTGCCCGCGCCCTGGCTCAGGACACCAAGTTTATCTTTTTGGACGAAACTCTTTCCCAACTCGATATCAACCATCAGATCGAGATCATGAACCTGCTGCGGGAGATACACTTAAACCACGGCAAAGGCGTGCTGTTGATTTCCCATAACCTGAATCTGGCAGCGAACTATGCCGGTAAAATGATCTTCCTCAAAGATGGATGCGTCCTCGCCGACGGAAACCCGAAAGACCTGATGCAGCCACAACTTTTGCGGGAACTCTTTGGCATCGAGCTGCAGACGATGATCAATCCCCTCTCCGGCATGCCCAATATCATCTATCCCGGCAAAGCCCTCTAAAGCCTCTATGCGCGGTATGTTTATCCTGCTCTGGTGTGTGGTTTTCCTGCCTTTAACGGGGATAAACATCCGCGGCAAGGTTGTTGATGAAGATGGCAAGCCGATCGAGAGGGTGAGAGTAAGCGATAACTTTATCAGCGTTCTCAGCCGGAAGGACGGAGCTTTTAGTGTCAACACTCAAGGCGATTCGCTGTTTTTCTCAAGGATTGGTTTCGAGCTCAAAAGCATTTCTATCAAAGTATTAACTGATAAAGTAGTCCTTGTCCGCCGCCCCCACGCGCTGCCCAAAGTTCTGGTTTCCGGCAACGCGATCGAGATTTTCAGCAGCTCCGGCGACCTTGTTTCCATCCCCATTGATCCTGACCGCCATTATTATTCCGCTTCGCAGATGATCCTCGAAGGCAGCGGCATGCACAGCGCGGACATCCAATTGCGCGGAGAAAGACAGACCCTTTCCATTTTGGGAAACCTTTCCAGGCACAGCCTCATCATGCTCGACGGAGTTCCCCTAAACCCTCTGGGACAAGCATTTGACCTCTCCATGCTCGATCCGGCAAACATCGAATCCATCACCTTTATCAAAAACAACGCCTCGGTCTATGGAGGTGGATCCGCGATCGGCGGCATCGTGCAGATCACCTCAAAGAAAGCGGTGTTGGCGCACAAACAGGATTTTTCCTCCTCAATTGAGCTCGGCTCATACGGCTATGCCAAAACCGTTTTCTCAGTAGGGTTAGCCAGTCCGTTGGCAAGCTTTCGCCTGCAGGTAAGCAAGTTCAACGCGGATAACGACTTCCAATACAAACTGCCGCCCTGGTGGGCACCAGACAGCATCGTCATTAGGGAAAACAACGCCAAGCGCCAAAGCAGCATTTCCACATCCGCCGTCACTCGCTATAAAGACCTGATTTTAAGCTATTCCGGGGATTATGATTCCTTCCATCGCCAGCTTCCCGGCAACACCAATTTCACCGAAATCTACCGCCATGCCTTTCTGGAAGGTTGGTCAAACCGCAACAAACTGATGCTCAGCGCCCGCCCTTTGGGGCTGAATCTGCAAAACATGATCTGGTTCAGCGCGGACAACACGGTCTATAACAACACCCGCGCGCCATTGCCGGTATTCTTTTCGCACTACCGTCAACGCACGCGGAACCTGGGTTTGCGCGGCAACCTCAGCTATGAAAAGGGTATGATGCAAGGCGGGCTCGCTGCGGAAGTCGGCTCCCAAAGCTACGAAAACCGCAATCTGCTCAATCCGTCCGGCAATATCGCCTCGCAAAGCGACTTAGCCAATGCCTCCATCAAAAGCCAGGCAAAGCGGGAATTTGGCATCTATGAACTGCTCGCTTCCGGCGCCCTTCGCTATGATTATACGAAACGTGAGGATCATCTTACCGGTCGCGCGGAACTCGTCCTTTCCCGTTTTGGCTGGATGCAAAGCCGCTTGGGAGGTACATTCGGCACTTCCTTCGCCCTCCCTTCGCCCTATGATCTTTATTGGAAAGGAGATTCCCAGGCGATCGGCAATCCAGACCTCGTCAGCGAAAGCTCCCAAGGCTGGCAGATCTGGCTGGAAATGATGCCGCCTATGAGCATCCTCAAACTCGCATACAACGACAACCGCATCGACCAACTCATCCAATGGCGCCAAGTTCAAATGAACGGAAATGCCTGGAAACCGATGAACATCGGCAGCGCCCGCATCGCCAATTTTGACCTGAGCGGCGAATTCAAACCCTTTGACTGGTTGAAACTCAATACCAACGCCCTCTTCACCAAAGCAAAAGATATTAGCACACTGGCTTTCGCGGACGCGCCAAACCTGATGTACACACCCCAAAGCGTCTTCTCCGCCGGCGCGGAACTGAAATATAAAAACATCGCCTTCAGAGCGAAATACAGTTTTAGCGGAAAACGCTGGACGACCCCGGACAACCTCCTCGATCCCCTTCCCGCCTATGATCTCACCGAAGCGGGCATTTCCACTGGATTCAAATATGCCGGTTGGCGCATCAGCCCCCAGCTCAATATCTACAACCTTTTAAATAAGGAATATTCCGTCTATCCCTATGTCCCCCAACCCGGTATCGCCTTCTACGCCGGCATTTTAGTGCGCAGCGGTGAGTAGGAAACGGCAGCGTAAAACTAAAAAATCACTCCATAGCTTTGACTTAAAACTCCGCCTGTCAAGGATTTAGCGCAACTGTCAGATTCGGCGGCGGAGTTTTGAGTTAAAGCGAAGGCTTAAAAAAAAGCTCCAGGAAGCTCAAACAAGCTCCCAATTGATGAGTCCCTAATTGTTATATTTTTCAATCTCTTGCCATTTCCTCCTCTTCCCACAGCGTCAATCAAGCCTTAATCAAGCGTTAATCAAGCGTAATTAAACTAACGCTTGATTAACGCTTGATTAAGGCTTGATTAACGCAGCCAAGTGGGAGAGCGGTGTAGTGCAGCATGCCGATGCTGCGGAAACGAGAAACTGGAGACGAGAAACGAGAAACTGGAAACGAGGGTGTGGACAGGGTGAGCAGGTGAGCTGCAGAGTGGGGTTCACCCGTTCACCGACAAACATCTCTCATCTCTCATATCTCCACCCTTCCACCTTCCACCTTTTCACCTTTTTCACGTGAGATTAAAATTAGCGCTTGACAAGGAATGCTGGTCTAAAATTGTGGCTACCTCTAAATATATTAAAAAAAGGTGGTGATTTGTTTGCCGACAGTCGTAGCTAAAGAAACCGAATCCTTCGATTTTTTGTTGAAAAGATTCAAGAAGAAGTGCGAAAAAGCCGCTATTCTATCTGAGATAAAGAAGAACCAAGCCTATGAAAAGCCCAGCGTGAGGAAAAAGCGCGAAGCCAACGTCGCACGCCGCAAGATGCTGAAAGTCCAACGCAGAATGCAACGCTATATGAAATAATAGTTTTAGGCGTTTCAGATCCAAAAATTGATAAGCTACAGGGATTCGTCCCTGTTTGCTTTTTCTTGATGTTATGTGTTTTAGTAATGTAAATAACAGAAGCCAAAGAAGTTGAAGTAAATCGTGCATCAGTCATATAGACTATAAACAGAAACTATTATAGATTATTCAGAAGCTGTTATAGTTAACAATAAAGCCACATAGATTATTCAACGGTTTCAAAAGGGAGTGAACTATGGGAATCATCGATTATGCGATCCTGGTTTTTCTGCTCGCAGCTCTGATCATGGGCTGGCGCAAAGGATTGGCGGGAGCTTTGATCAATCTTGCCGGGCTGGTGGCGACCTTCTTTTTGGTGAGCCACTATTATCCACTGGTGAGCAGCAATCTGATGCTCAAATATCACTTGGGCAAAGGCTGGGCTGTCTTTCTCGCGGTGATTATCATCGTTCTGCTCATCGCCGTGGTCGGCAGGCTCGTGATCTATCTCTGCAACCGTCTGTTGAAAGTGATACGTCTGAGCTATCCAAACAAGCTGTTGGGCATGGTCTTCGGCTTTGTCAACGGACTTTTGATCCTGATTATTCTCACCGTCGTGCTGGATTTTTTCCCCCACGTTTCCAGTCCGCTGAAAAACTCTTCCAAACACCGCGTCTATGCCGGGGTCGATCTGCTCAAGGACGAATTGTTTGGCAAGCTCAAGCTCCAACGTCAGCTTAAACATCTTGAATTGCTCAAGGAAAAGAACAAGAAAGCGATAAATCCCAATAAATGAACATCCGATATGGCGACTTGGAATACGATGCCCTGAGGGCTCATATCATCCGTCTGTGCCACAGCGGATTGGGAAAGGAGCGCGCGCAGGAATTGGCTCCTTTCATCGGGGAAAAGTGCATCACTAAGTCTCTGGCATTGATCTCCCAGATTCAGGAATGCCTGCGGCGGGGGCTGGATTTCAATTTCGAAGACCTCTGTCCGGTGGAGAAACTCTTTGTCAGCGCGGAATTCAGCATATTCGGTTTCGAAGAGTTTCGCACTATCTATCAAAACACCAGGCTTTCCAATGTCATCAGCCGGCACCATGAAGATCTGGATGATTTTCGGGAACTGCATATCCAAATCAAACGTCTGCAATATCTTCCGGAGATATGTGCCCGCTTTGACCAGATCTTTGATGCCGAAGGAGAAGTGTTGGACAGCGCTTCGCCGGAGCTGGCACGCATCCGCAAACGGGCTCAATCTCTGCGCGGAAGCATCCTCAAGACAATGCAGAACATGATGTCGGACAGCCGTTTCGAGCGTTTTCTGCAGGATAAGTTTGTGACTCAGCGGGAAGACCGTTTCGTATTGCCGATCAAGGAAGGCGCCGCTGCTAACGTTCCGGGCATCGTGCAAAGCCATTCCGGCAGCAAATCCACCCTGTTTATTGAGCCGGAAAGCGTCGTTCCGCTCAACAACGAGCTTCAGATGATCAAGCAGGAGGAAAAACGTGAGATTTATCGCATCTTCAGCGTCTTCACTACTGAGATCAAAGCGCTGCGGGAAAGCATTTTAGGCAACGTATCCATCCTCGCGGAGCTGGATTTTCGGTATTCCTGCGGCAGATTCTCAAACACCATCGGCGCCAGGATTCCGCGTATTGTCCATGAGCCGATACTGGAACTGAGGACAGCGCGCCACCCGCTTTTGATCCTCAAGCTGGGCAATGTCCGCGAAGTCATTCCCTTCGATCTTTCCCTCGGAAAAGACTATCGGATCGTCATCCTCAGCGGTCCCAATACCGGAGGGAAGACGGTGCTGATGAAATCCGCCGGGTTGATCACTCTGATGGCGCTCTCCGGATTGCCCGTTCCCGCAGATGAGGACAGCAAGATCGGTATGTTTGAAAGCGTGTTTGCCGATATCGGCGATGATCAATCGATCGAAAACGCGCTTTCCACCTTTTCCTCACACGTGGAGAAGATCCAACGCATGCTCACTGAAGCCGATGAAAACAGCTTGGTTTTGATCGACGAAATCGGTGCCGCCACCGATCCACAACAAGGTTCGGCACTCGCGCAGGCGATCCTGGAACGCTTCGGATCCATTGGCAGCCGCTTGA
This window of the Candidatus Cloacimonadaceae bacterium genome carries:
- a CDS encoding PTS sugar transporter subunit IIA, whose translation is MLLANFLDAKTIYFERQILSREEVYKHLMERICALHLHDLPKCGKPLLDMILERDRVSSTAYPTGIAIPHIRMEGFDDTVIAICFLQNPLDYDGVKVHWVCLIITDKSSSKLYLNIVATLLKLSKDPEILQQLHSQNDGHSVIHLLKSMQIKVKEELTISDIMISDPVRVTPETSLRKLDDLLNTHNISHLPVVDENNRFLGEVNILKVLKVGVPDYLMMLDNLAFLKSFEPLESLFEKEDQLKVSDIMEREVDVLSPSASIIEAVFEMIHNNKRFFSVVENGKLVGIVTSMDIFRKVIKA
- a CDS encoding MFS transporter: MRTHSGNKDAKLIKAKRESDSDVRKTMRISVTEGIFSQVYGSLSTIGSGFITKFMLILGASPLQFSLLSALGQVSAVFQPLGVALTHRLKRRKGACIAITAVGRFFTFFLGLALLFPSGSQGIWFLLSLLFISAGLQATGANIWIAWMSDMIPLSIRGRFFSRRNQIMLVAGLVVSYIVSFHVDLFEKTQGWGRDYLSFIHLDEWFRVENQAFFLGMIFIFATLLSLFGLTILARQPEREARKLELRPLVQIYLEPFKDKNFRLLMVFGVWWMLAIGVGSAFWGPFMLKKLEMGLFRMQLYGTLHMAASLIAYNFWGRFIDRYGNKTAMKICVILGGLNPMFWLFLSKENYNLLWFEAVISGFMWAGTAIITTNFVLSIAGKGKEQVYSGLYGAIAGISMMTSTLLSGVFYPSSLNIGIRILEPEQVVFGIGGILRWLTIIPLMAVQEKRAVPLYRALSQVFRYMSEMVAYRFKRG
- a CDS encoding iron-sulfur cluster assembly scaffold protein, giving the protein MQYSQKVLDHFMHPKNVGKLENPDASATEGSPACGDQVTVYLKIDEESRVIDDISFLSYGCASNIATASIITELAKGKTLEEAKKISWRDAMEALDGLPPVKVHCSVLAADTLQTAISNYEIAHGLKQVPDFGKPTILDELKKIIYPQVGEDIITLKMVKYVGFTDGEVTIDLNIMSFDQWRENIAAEIREHLEKYPEVKHIQINFP
- a CDS encoding cysteine desulfurase family protein — protein: MKSGSIYMDNCVTTPLAPEVLAAMKPYWEEQFWYPSSFVSTGEQSSANINSFAAAIAKSIGANPIELHFTSGGTLANNIAIKGLAHANAKIGKHIICSVVDYPDLLTNADYLENQGFDITYLSADAEGFIDLRELKSAIRPDTIMFMTTIVNHVVGTIQPMEEIKQILASADHRIFFHVDACQAYGKLRLDVFDLGVDTMSISAHKIHGPQGVGALYVKSGIKLSQLIHGVTRIDNLQTGGIGIALLAGFAKAAELVFADLNANIAHLRGLSDYLLASLETNIPHIELNGPRGEKRACHNVNVTISYIEGEAIAMMLDLNGITVATGSACASQGLQANYVLMAMGKNHVQSHGSMKFTLSRFNTKDEIDIVVLRLKEITATLRARSPLYQQIIKQEK
- a CDS encoding Rrf2 family transcriptional regulator, coding for MAVNTRTEYALRALIEMIDADGGQISAQKICERQHLPKKYVEHLLGALKAAKLIISSAGAHGGYILAKKAEETTLLDVMEAVDDASMLSCAGDRERFCLGLGCQFSPFFDELSAKQRKLFQSYNLKKIHKIYKGDKK
- a CDS encoding ABC transporter ATP-binding protein; its protein translation is MIEIKRLSCGYTDQMVLKGMDLCLREEDFAVLAGPNGAGKSTLLYAMLGFITAQQGSISFYGKDLHRYKRVALAKLIAFVPQESFFEFDYPVAEIVLMGRYPYLGVMQSWLPEDRLIVDKVLAQLGLESFSKRYFSELSGGEKQQVLIARALAQDTKFIFLDETLSQLDINHQIEIMNLLREIHLNHGKGVLLISHNLNLAANYAGKMIFLKDGCVLADGNPKDLMQPQLLRELFGIELQTMINPLSGMPNIIYPGKAL
- a CDS encoding TonB-dependent receptor plug domain-containing protein, with the translated sequence MRGMFILLWCVVFLPLTGINIRGKVVDEDGKPIERVRVSDNFISVLSRKDGAFSVNTQGDSLFFSRIGFELKSISIKVLTDKVVLVRRPHALPKVLVSGNAIEIFSSSGDLVSIPIDPDRHYYSASQMILEGSGMHSADIQLRGERQTLSILGNLSRHSLIMLDGVPLNPLGQAFDLSMLDPANIESITFIKNNASVYGGGSAIGGIVQITSKKAVLAHKQDFSSSIELGSYGYAKTVFSVGLASPLASFRLQVSKFNADNDFQYKLPPWWAPDSIVIRENNAKRQSSISTSAVTRYKDLILSYSGDYDSFHRQLPGNTNFTEIYRHAFLEGWSNRNKLMLSARPLGLNLQNMIWFSADNTVYNNTRAPLPVFFSHYRQRTRNLGLRGNLSYEKGMMQGGLAAEVGSQSYENRNLLNPSGNIASQSDLANASIKSQAKREFGIYELLASGALRYDYTKREDHLTGRAELVLSRFGWMQSRLGGTFGTSFALPSPYDLYWKGDSQAIGNPDLVSESSQGWQIWLEMMPPMSILKLAYNDNRIDQLIQWRQVQMNGNAWKPMNIGSARIANFDLSGEFKPFDWLKLNTNALFTKAKDISTLAFADAPNLMYTPQSVFSAGAELKYKNIAFRAKYSFSGKRWTTPDNLLDPLPAYDLTEAGISTGFKYAGWRISPQLNIYNLLNKEYSVYPYVPQPGIAFYAGILVRSGE
- the rpsU gene encoding 30S ribosomal protein S21, coding for MPTVVAKETESFDFLLKRFKKKCEKAAILSEIKKNQAYEKPSVRKKREANVARRKMLKVQRRMQRYMK
- a CDS encoding CvpA family protein; the protein is MGIIDYAILVFLLAALIMGWRKGLAGALINLAGLVATFFLVSHYYPLVSSNLMLKYHLGKGWAVFLAVIIIVLLIAVVGRLVIYLCNRLLKVIRLSYPNKLLGMVFGFVNGLLILIILTVVLDFFPHVSSPLKNSSKHRVYAGVDLLKDELFGKLKLQRQLKHLELLKEKNKKAINPNK
- a CDS encoding endonuclease MutS2: MNIRYGDLEYDALRAHIIRLCHSGLGKERAQELAPFIGEKCITKSLALISQIQECLRRGLDFNFEDLCPVEKLFVSAEFSIFGFEEFRTIYQNTRLSNVISRHHEDLDDFRELHIQIKRLQYLPEICARFDQIFDAEGEVLDSASPELARIRKRAQSLRGSILKTMQNMMSDSRFERFLQDKFVTQREDRFVLPIKEGAAANVPGIVQSHSGSKSTLFIEPESVVPLNNELQMIKQEEKREIYRIFSVFTTEIKALRESILGNVSILAELDFRYSCGRFSNTIGARIPRIVHEPILELRTARHPLLILKLGNVREVIPFDLSLGKDYRIVILSGPNTGGKTVLMKSAGLITLMALSGLPVPADEDSKIGMFESVFADIGDDQSIENALSTFSSHVEKIQRMLTEADENSLVLIDEIGAATDPQQGSALAQAILERFGSIGSRLIVTTHYTALKIFGEQTNAVVNASMQFDLKSLHPTFRFSIGFPGDSFAIEVASSLGMESSLIERAKSLSGSQNTQFTELLKKMQDEKKALARATYEFELKTRNLATRLTEAESKEAKLEEELKARRQKYIKDLQNELIAQQKLYTKELEELKTLERGERKSVSEKKLHAINERLDEVREELVSASSEKRKKVFQAKPGDRVWLPGFQTEATVLEIRDNQALVDMNGISFKTPVDSLFEANQAAEKEPAQSYGFVHADVHARFELKLLGLTFDEAQPLIDEFIDDAVIAGLHNLRIVHGKGTGILRSKVRDYLCRKKQVLGIDTPPMNQGGSGVTLVKI